A genome region from Purpureocillium takamizusanense chromosome 8, complete sequence includes the following:
- a CDS encoding uncharacterized protein (TransMembrane:11 (o63-84i91-111o144-165i172-192o198-221i293-313o346-371i391-418o424-445i466-488o494-514i)~EggNog:ENOG503NWGB~COG:E), whose amino-acid sequence MNKDVQSHAGTRAMDPQHREDDIGIAGAPISTIVDQDDDPKFQDHAALAELSQSRRGLKQRHIQMIALAGTIGTGLFLATGVALSRGGPLGILIAYSVVGLLMCCVVISVAELSALVPLSGGIIRHAEWFVDPALSFAQGWNSVYANAILLPAEMVACAVIIDFWSHINHAVWITSLGGLLIFSNMLLISVYGEMEFVFAILKIALIVGVNIMSICITSGAGPTGQSIGFRYWHTPGPFVQYLDIDGAWGRFLGFWRVMVSAAYAFSNVENISVPAAETQSPRYNIPKAAKRVFWRIAIFYVITIFCIGLIVASNDEALTAHSGDAGASPFAIAAKNAGIKYVPSIINAVVVTSAWSAANSAMLVATRTLYGLALEGHAPKLLTRTNRFGIPWLSVAVVGSAMGLGYMTLSSAASIVFDWLQNLVSAGSFVHWINIEIVYLRFFYGCKKQNISRDELPWKGPFQPYAAWIGLLSFSLLLLTGGFTVFIKGHWSPQSFVSSYFNIPLILTLYFGYKFGRKTRLVALDEMPIRGFIDIANANPEDPPLPARGWRKLNILWG is encoded by the exons CCGGGACGCGGGCCATGGATCCCCAGCACAGAGAGGATGATATTGGCATTGCCGGCGCGCCAATCTCCACGATTGTTGATCAAGACGATGATCCCAAATTCCAGGACCATGCCGCCTTGGCAGAGCTCTCCCAATCTAGGCGCGGGCTCAAGCAACGACATATCCAGATGATTGCCCTGGCGGGCACCATCGGCACGGGTCTTTTCCTCGCAACGGGCGTGGCGCTCTCCAGAGGCGGCCCGCTCGGTATTCTCATCGCGTATtccgtcgtcgggctgctCATGTGTTGCGTTGTCATATCCGTGGCGGAGCTGAGCGCCCTCGTTCCGCTCTCGGGTGGCATCATCCGCCACGCGGAATGGTTCGTCGACCCGGCGCTCTCCTTTGCCCAGGGCTGGAATAGCGTTTATGCAAACGCCATATTGCTGCCGGCAGAGATGGTGGCTTGCGCCGTCATTATCGACTTTTGGTCGCACATCAACCACGCCGTCTGGATCACGTCTCTCGGTGGCTTGCTTATTTTTAGCAACATGCTGCTGATTAGTGTCTATGGCGAGATGGAGTTTGTGTTTGCCATTCTCAAGATTGCTCTCATCGTGGGGGTGAACATCATG AGCATTTGCATCACTTCGGGAGCAGGACCTACGGGCCAAAGCATTGGGTTCCGCTATTGGCATACGCCGGGGCCTTTCGTTCAGTACCTCGACATCGATGGCGCCTGGGGTCGCTTCCTCGGTTTCTGGCGTGTCATGGTCAGCGCTGCATATGCCTTCTCCAACGTGGAAAACATTTCTGTGCCCGCGGCGGAGACACAGAGCCCCCGTTACAACATTCCCAAAGCAGCCAAGCGGGTTTTCTGGAGGATAGCCATTTTCTACGTCATCACCATCTTTTGCATCGGCCTCATCGTGGCGTCCAACGATGAGGCGCTGACAGCCCACTCGGGCGATGCTGGAGCCTCGCCATTCGCAATTGCAGCAAAGAACGCCGGTATCAAATATGTGccgtccatcatcaacgCGGTCGTGGTAACGAGTGCGTGGAGCGCGGCTAATTCCG CCATGCTTGTTGCCACCCGAACCCTATATGGACTCGCTTTGGAGGGCCACGCGCCAAAACTACTCACTCGCACCAATCGTTTCGGCATACCTTGGCTATCCGTAGCCGTCGTTGGATCCGCCATGGGGCTGGGATACATGACCCTttcgtcggccgcctctATTGTCTTCGACTGGCTACAGAACCTCGTCTCCGCCGGTTCTTTTGTGCACTGGATCAACATCGAGATTGTGTATCTCAGATTCTTCTATGGATGCAAGAAGCAGAACATAAGTCGCGACGAGCTTCCCTGGAAGGGACCCTTCCAACCCTACGCCGCCTGGATAGGCCTTCTGTCATTCAGTCTCCTCTTGCTGACTGGGGGATTCACCGTCTTCATCAAAGGGCATTGGAGCCCGCAGAGCTTCGTATCCTCATACTTTAACATACCACTCATACTCACGCTATACTTTGGATATAAGTTTGGCAGGAAGACGAGGCTGGTAGCTCTCGATGAAATGCCTATCCGCGGCTTCATTGACATTGCGAATGCGAACCCAGAGGATCCGCCTCTGCCAGCGAGAGGATGGCGGAAACTAAATATACTCTGGGGTTAA